Proteins co-encoded in one Corynebacterium tuberculostearicum genomic window:
- a CDS encoding DUF3097 domain-containing protein: MSFDPYGGDIFAGHARSKPRQYPEVPAEPGIVVEVRGDDFVGAVVGVDKTVFGEVVRLEDRHGLERVFNLVKGGFLVEGEPVTLTRYVEKQAPRKSNSGSRRVDNVEAKVAAPSRIWVEGVHDAAIVEKVWGHDLRVEGVVVEYLEGLDNLEERLAEFQPGPGRRVGVLADHLVQGSKETRMTESVGEHVLVTGHPFIDIWAAVKPQRVGLRAWPEVPYGEDWKSGICRRVGWSDPKDGWRHVYNAVHSFRDLDSSLIGAVERLVDFVTTPELSKSDLL; the protein is encoded by the coding sequence ATGAGTTTCGATCCTTATGGCGGAGATATTTTTGCCGGCCACGCGCGGTCTAAACCGCGGCAATACCCAGAGGTGCCGGCTGAGCCCGGAATCGTAGTGGAAGTACGTGGCGATGACTTTGTGGGTGCTGTCGTGGGGGTGGACAAAACCGTATTCGGTGAGGTCGTACGCCTAGAGGATCGCCATGGGTTAGAACGCGTCTTCAATTTGGTCAAGGGCGGGTTTTTAGTGGAAGGCGAGCCGGTAACGCTAACGAGGTACGTCGAAAAGCAAGCTCCCCGGAAGTCCAACTCCGGTTCCCGCCGCGTGGACAACGTCGAGGCAAAGGTCGCCGCGCCTTCCCGCATTTGGGTCGAAGGCGTGCACGATGCTGCCATCGTTGAAAAGGTGTGGGGCCACGATCTGCGCGTGGAAGGGGTAGTGGTGGAATACCTTGAAGGTCTGGATAATTTGGAAGAGCGTTTAGCCGAGTTTCAGCCTGGGCCGGGCCGCAGGGTCGGGGTGCTGGCTGACCACCTAGTTCAAGGATCCAAGGAAACCAGAATGACTGAATCGGTAGGAGAGCACGTTTTGGTAACCGGCCACCCGTTTATTGATATCTGGGCAGCGGTAAAACCTCAGCGGGTGGGCCTGCGCGCATGGCCAGAGGTACCTTACGGCGAGGATTGGAAGAGTGGCATTTGCAGGCGTGTTGGCTGGAGTGATCCCAAGGACGGGTGGCGTCATGTATATAACGCCGTTCATTCCTTTCGGGATCTGGATTCTAGCCTTATCGGCGCCGTGGAGCGGCTCGTGGATTTCGTCACGACCCCCGAGTTGAGCAAGTCCGACCTGCTCTAG
- a CDS encoding NlpC/P60 family protein, producing MATIRLPRIRHVRAFIAAVAGTAAISTLSTVAPAGADEASVQTPDTVKTQESDHTTIERAITNADSLQGAVETIRAELDRAESDAAAAEERITQIKAELAQVSEEHVTSNEHVVALETELQQAHEEKQAAEGRVVQERRNLAQNEARLNATQRFAEATFARQQESASQDASEHNVEFSEQDTLDTGLNQDQGLDNGNLEKNLRVNPETLTQNNKSEGFTDEVIGEGPQPVPSMPNGAEDPVASEAPELDQTAPEADFGNALNKGGSPTFQTVDFGTGSSVNDALGIANDIAAAVDEDDVRTLMQGSSDLLGLGSPSTAPAASADAPEADELSESDESTTGADAGRDAQIEAVISRAESQVGVPYVWGGGDNNGPTGGLRDGGVADSFGDFSQSGFDCSGLVKYAYAAAGLDLPHYTGAQYQQGKKVSRDNVQRGDLIFYGPGGNQHVAIYLGDGQMIEAPQSGQTVSVVPVRWGGATPDVVRLL from the coding sequence GTGGCCACCATTCGCCTTCCGCGCATTCGACATGTTCGCGCCTTTATCGCTGCAGTAGCAGGTACCGCAGCCATTTCAACGCTTTCTACTGTTGCCCCAGCCGGGGCTGATGAAGCGTCAGTACAAACACCAGACACTGTCAAAACCCAGGAATCAGACCACACCACGATTGAGCGTGCGATAACCAACGCCGATTCATTGCAGGGTGCTGTAGAAACAATCCGTGCTGAGTTGGATCGCGCTGAGTCAGATGCCGCTGCGGCTGAAGAACGCATTACTCAGATCAAGGCCGAGTTGGCACAGGTGAGCGAGGAACATGTTACAAGCAATGAGCATGTTGTCGCCCTGGAGACCGAGCTGCAACAAGCGCACGAAGAGAAGCAGGCTGCTGAGGGCCGAGTTGTGCAAGAGCGCCGAAATCTGGCTCAAAATGAAGCACGCTTAAACGCTACGCAGCGTTTTGCAGAAGCTACTTTTGCTCGTCAGCAAGAGAGTGCGTCCCAAGACGCAAGTGAGCACAATGTGGAATTCAGCGAGCAGGACACTCTTGACACTGGCCTGAATCAAGATCAGGGACTAGATAATGGAAACCTTGAAAAGAATTTGCGCGTCAACCCTGAAACCTTGACTCAAAATAACAAGTCTGAGGGCTTTACCGATGAGGTTATTGGGGAGGGCCCCCAGCCGGTGCCATCAATGCCAAATGGTGCAGAGGATCCAGTTGCCTCTGAAGCGCCCGAACTAGACCAGACTGCCCCGGAAGCAGACTTTGGAAACGCTCTCAACAAGGGGGGTTCTCCGACTTTCCAAACCGTTGATTTTGGAACCGGCTCCTCTGTAAACGATGCGCTCGGAATTGCGAATGATATAGCAGCGGCAGTGGACGAAGATGACGTGCGCACCCTTATGCAGGGATCGTCTGATTTACTCGGGCTTGGCAGCCCGAGTACCGCACCGGCGGCTAGCGCTGATGCTCCTGAGGCGGATGAGTTAAGCGAATCTGATGAGTCCACCACGGGAGCAGACGCGGGCCGTGATGCCCAGATTGAGGCAGTAATTTCGCGTGCTGAGTCCCAAGTAGGCGTTCCATATGTCTGGGGTGGCGGCGATAATAACGGACCTACCGGCGGCCTGCGCGATGGTGGGGTGGCCGACTCCTTCGGTGACTTTAGTCAGTCGGGCTTTGATTGCTCCGGCCTGGTTAAGTATGCCTATGCAGCCGCTGGTTTGGATCTACCTCACTACACTGGTGCGCAGTATCAGCAGGGTAAGAAAGTATCCCGCGATAATGTGCAGCGCGGTGACCTGATCTTCTATGGACCTGGTGGCAACCAGCACGTAGCTATTTATCTTGGCGACGGTCAGATGATTGAAGCGCCGCAGTCTGGTCAGACTGTTTCGGTAGTTCCAGTTCGGTGGGGCGGCGCTACTCCAGATGTGGTGCGCCTTCTCTAA
- a CDS encoding undecaprenyl-diphosphate phosphatase, with amino-acid sequence MISNTATDAVSWAQVIVLSIVQGLTEFLPVSSSGHLRIVSELFWGNDAGASFTAVIQLGTELAVLVYFAPMIWQILSGWFRGWTNKASRGQDWRMGWMVIVGSIPIGIVGLVFEDAIRGALRNLWITAAMLILFSFVFIAAEKLGKKERGFEELTMKDAIVMGLCQCLALIPGVSRSGGTISGGLFLGLDREVATRFSFLLAIPAVLASGLFSLPDAFSPEAGQSASGLQLLVGTGIAFTLGYASIAWLLKFVGNHSFSWFAAYRIPIGILVMILLALGVLQPL; translated from the coding sequence GTGATTTCTAATACCGCAACTGACGCAGTTTCTTGGGCGCAGGTCATCGTTTTGTCCATCGTTCAGGGCCTTACCGAGTTTCTTCCGGTAAGTTCCTCTGGCCACCTGCGCATTGTTTCCGAGCTATTTTGGGGAAACGACGCCGGCGCGTCCTTTACCGCCGTTATCCAGCTTGGCACGGAGCTGGCCGTACTGGTCTACTTCGCCCCTATGATCTGGCAGATTCTGTCCGGTTGGTTCCGTGGCTGGACCAATAAGGCCTCTCGTGGCCAGGACTGGCGTATGGGATGGATGGTTATCGTTGGTTCCATTCCCATAGGAATCGTCGGCCTCGTATTCGAGGATGCGATCCGTGGCGCCCTGCGCAACCTCTGGATCACCGCCGCTATGTTGATTCTTTTCTCCTTTGTATTCATCGCTGCAGAAAAGCTGGGCAAGAAGGAGCGCGGCTTTGAGGAGCTAACCATGAAAGACGCCATTGTCATGGGTTTGTGCCAGTGCTTGGCGCTCATTCCGGGCGTTTCCCGCTCCGGGGGCACCATCTCTGGCGGCCTGTTCTTAGGGCTGGACCGCGAGGTGGCCACGCGTTTTAGCTTTTTGCTCGCCATTCCGGCAGTGTTGGCTTCGGGGCTTTTCTCGCTTCCCGACGCCTTTTCTCCCGAAGCCGGCCAGTCCGCCTCCGGTCTCCAGCTCTTGGTCGGTACGGGCATTGCCTTTACCTTGGGTTATGCCTCGATTGCGTGGCTACTGAAGTTCGTGGGCAACCACTCCTTCTCCTGGTTCGCCGCCTACCGCATTCCAATTGGCATCCTCGTAATGATCCTCCTGGCACTGGGAGTGCTGCAGCCGCTCTAA
- a CDS encoding YbhB/YbcL family Raf kinase inhibitor-like protein, protein MTSYADDSRFPGPDPYAPLRDVPSFVLSSTDVVEGDELQEKLRAPESVSPQLAWSGLPEGTKSLAVTCFDPDAPTASGFWHWAAFNIPVEVSELPTNAGAAEDLGIDGVISLRNDSGERTYFGANPPAGHAPHRYLYAVHAVDVEKLDIDPDATPTVLGFNLHFHALGRAILWGWYEAK, encoded by the coding sequence ATGACTTCTTATGCAGATGATTCCCGTTTTCCTGGACCGGATCCCTACGCGCCTTTGCGCGATGTTCCCTCCTTCGTTCTTTCTTCCACCGATGTAGTCGAGGGCGATGAACTGCAGGAAAAGCTCCGCGCCCCTGAGAGTGTGTCTCCTCAGCTTGCGTGGTCCGGCTTGCCGGAAGGTACCAAGTCCCTAGCCGTAACTTGTTTCGATCCAGATGCACCAACCGCTTCTGGTTTCTGGCACTGGGCGGCCTTCAACATTCCCGTCGAGGTGAGTGAGTTGCCCACCAACGCCGGGGCTGCCGAGGATCTAGGCATTGACGGTGTCATCAGCTTGCGCAATGACTCCGGCGAGCGCACCTATTTTGGCGCCAACCCGCCTGCTGGACACGCGCCACACCGCTACCTTTATGCCGTACATGCAGTTGACGTAGAAAAGCTCGATATCGATCCGGATGCGACGCCAACTGTGCTCGGCTTCAACTTGCACTTCCATGCCCTAGGCCGTGCCATTTTATGGGGTTGGTACGAGGCAAAGTAA
- the acnA gene encoding aconitate hydratase AcnA — MTESLNSFEAKKTLDVNGKSYDYFDINAVSGLEKLPYSLKVLAENLLRNEDGKNVTKDHINALANWDPEAEPDTEIQFTPARVLMQDFTGVPCVVDLATMREAVSALGGTPDQVNPLNPAEMVIDHSVIVEAFGSTDALEKNVEIEYQRNEERYQFLRWGAENFSNFRVVPPGTGIVHQVNIEYLSRVVFDNEGLAYPDTCIGTDSHTTMENGLGILGWGVGGIEAEAAMLGQPVSMLIPKVVGFKLTGEIPTGVTATDVVLTITEMLREHGVVQKFVEFYGNGVKSVPLANRATIGNMSPEFGSTAAIFPIDEETTKYLELTGRPQEQIDRVEAYAKAQGMWLEEDAPEAKYSEYLELDLSTVVPSIAGPKRPQDRILLTEAKEQFRKDLANYTTDEVCVDESSVEAKRMSAEGGAPAMEDVTGGLNKAREGHGESSATGAKGRHSNPITVESQNGGEFTLDHGMVAIASITSCTNTSNPSVMVGAGLIARKAAEKGLQSKPWVKTICAPGSQVVDGYFQRADLWKDLEAMGFYLSGFGCTTCIGNSGPLPDEVSAAINENDLAATAVLSGNRNFEGRISPDVKMNYLASPIMVIAYAIAGTMDFDFDEQPLGQDKEGNDVFLKDIWPSPQEIEDTIQSAISREMYEADYADVFKGDDAWRNLDVPEGETFKWDEDSTYIRKAPYFDGMPTEPNPVEDIKGARVLAKLGDSVTTDHISPASAIKPGTPAAQYLDESGVARQDYNSLGSRRGNHEVMMRGTFANIRLANQLVDVTGGYTRDFTQEGGPQAFIFDACQNYKEAGIPLVVIAGKEYGTGSSRDWAAKGTNLLGVKAVITESFERIHRSNLIGMGVIPLQFPQGESHESLGLDGTETFDIEGISAFNDGSIPKTVHVTATKESGETVEFDADVRIDTPGEADYFRHGGILQYVLRQMVKN, encoded by the coding sequence GTGACTGAAAGCTTGAACTCCTTCGAGGCCAAGAAGACTCTTGATGTCAATGGCAAGTCCTACGACTACTTTGACATCAACGCCGTTTCCGGCCTGGAGAAGTTGCCGTACTCCCTAAAGGTGCTAGCAGAAAACCTGCTGCGCAACGAGGACGGCAAGAATGTAACCAAGGACCACATCAACGCCCTGGCTAACTGGGATCCGGAAGCAGAGCCGGATACCGAAATCCAGTTCACTCCAGCACGTGTCCTCATGCAGGACTTCACCGGCGTTCCTTGCGTTGTCGACCTCGCCACCATGCGTGAGGCTGTCTCCGCCTTGGGTGGTACCCCGGATCAGGTTAACCCGCTTAACCCGGCTGAGATGGTTATTGACCACTCCGTTATCGTTGAGGCTTTCGGTTCCACCGACGCGCTCGAAAAGAACGTCGAGATTGAGTACCAGCGCAACGAAGAGCGCTACCAGTTCCTCCGCTGGGGTGCAGAGAACTTCTCTAACTTCCGCGTTGTTCCTCCGGGAACCGGCATTGTCCACCAGGTAAACATCGAGTACCTGTCCCGCGTTGTCTTTGATAATGAGGGACTTGCTTACCCGGATACCTGTATCGGTACTGACTCCCATACCACCATGGAAAATGGCCTTGGCATTTTGGGCTGGGGCGTCGGCGGCATTGAAGCAGAGGCTGCCATGCTGGGCCAGCCGGTCTCCATGCTTATCCCAAAGGTCGTAGGCTTTAAGCTGACCGGCGAAATTCCTACTGGTGTTACCGCAACCGACGTTGTCCTGACCATCACTGAGATGCTGCGTGAGCACGGCGTCGTCCAGAAGTTCGTTGAGTTCTACGGCAACGGCGTGAAGTCTGTGCCGTTGGCTAACCGCGCCACCATCGGCAATATGTCTCCAGAGTTCGGTTCCACCGCAGCGATCTTCCCGATCGACGAAGAGACCACCAAGTACCTTGAGCTCACCGGCCGCCCGCAGGAGCAGATTGACCGCGTCGAGGCGTACGCCAAGGCGCAGGGCATGTGGTTGGAAGAGGATGCCCCAGAGGCAAAGTACTCCGAATACCTCGAGCTGGACCTCTCCACCGTCGTTCCTTCCATCGCCGGCCCGAAGCGCCCGCAGGATCGCATCTTGTTGACCGAGGCCAAGGAACAGTTCCGTAAGGACTTGGCTAATTACACCACCGATGAGGTCTGCGTTGATGAATCCTCCGTTGAGGCGAAGCGCATGTCTGCAGAAGGTGGCGCTCCGGCTATGGAAGACGTCACTGGCGGTTTGAACAAGGCTCGTGAGGGCCATGGAGAATCCTCGGCTACCGGTGCAAAGGGCCGTCACTCGAATCCGATTACCGTTGAGTCCCAAAACGGTGGCGAATTCACCTTGGACCACGGCATGGTTGCCATTGCTTCCATTACTTCTTGCACCAACACCTCCAACCCATCTGTCATGGTGGGCGCGGGTCTTATTGCCCGCAAGGCTGCAGAAAAGGGTCTCCAGTCCAAACCGTGGGTTAAGACCATTTGTGCACCTGGTTCCCAGGTTGTTGATGGTTACTTCCAGCGCGCAGACCTCTGGAAGGACCTTGAGGCTATGGGCTTCTACCTCTCTGGTTTCGGCTGCACCACCTGTATTGGTAACTCCGGCCCGCTGCCGGATGAAGTATCCGCTGCCATTAACGAAAATGATCTTGCAGCCACCGCAGTCCTTTCTGGTAACCGCAACTTCGAGGGCCGCATCTCTCCGGACGTCAAGATGAACTACTTGGCTTCCCCAATCATGGTTATCGCTTATGCTATTGCCGGTACCATGGACTTTGACTTCGACGAGCAGCCTTTGGGCCAAGATAAGGAAGGCAACGATGTCTTCCTGAAGGACATTTGGCCATCCCCGCAGGAAATTGAGGACACCATTCAGTCCGCTATCTCCCGCGAAATGTACGAGGCTGACTATGCCGACGTCTTCAAGGGAGATGATGCATGGCGCAACCTTGACGTACCTGAGGGCGAAACCTTCAAGTGGGATGAGGATTCCACCTATATCCGTAAGGCTCCTTATTTCGATGGCATGCCAACCGAGCCGAACCCGGTTGAAGACATTAAGGGTGCACGCGTACTGGCGAAGCTGGGCGATTCCGTCACCACTGACCACATCTCCCCTGCGTCCGCTATTAAGCCGGGCACCCCGGCTGCGCAGTACCTCGATGAGAGCGGCGTTGCCCGCCAGGACTACAACTCCCTGGGCTCCCGCCGCGGTAACCACGAAGTCATGATGCGCGGTACCTTCGCCAATATTCGCCTGGCAAACCAGCTGGTTGACGTCACCGGTGGCTATACCCGTGACTTCACCCAGGAAGGCGGCCCACAGGCCTTCATCTTTGATGCTTGCCAGAACTACAAGGAAGCCGGCATTCCGCTCGTTGTCATTGCTGGTAAGGAGTACGGCACCGGCTCCTCCCGTGACTGGGCTGCCAAGGGCACCAACCTGCTTGGTGTGAAGGCTGTTATCACCGAGTCCTTCGAGCGTATTCACCGTTCCAACTTGATCGGCATGGGCGTTATCCCGCTGCAGTTCCCTCAGGGTGAGTCCCATGAGTCGCTTGGCTTGGACGGTACCGAGACCTTCGATATTGAGGGTATTTCCGCCTTCAATGATGGCTCCATCCCGAAGACCGTCCACGTCACCGCTACCAAGGAGTCTGGCGAGACCGTCGAGTTTGATGCCGACGTCCGCATCGACACCCCGGGTGAGGCTGACTACTTCCGCCACGGCGGCATCCTGCAGTACGTGCTGCGTCAGATGGTCAAGAACTAA
- a CDS encoding ferrochelatase: MTDAQQNAQNFDALLVLSFGGPEGNEEVVPFLENVTRGRGIPRERLEVVGEHYYHFGGVSPLNALNREIIDHVSGELEKRGHNLPIYFGNRNWRPFTSETAEQMAKDGVRRVAVFATSAWGGYSACRQYDEDIKKMRDHLESQGLPEIEFTKIRQFFDHPKFVGEMATAVSEIWDQVPANKLDTTRLLFTAHSVPVAHDNAGGVAGDKNLYSRQVAEAARLVAEQAGISHYDLVWQSRSGNPRTPWLEPDIVNHTTALNRNEGVDTVVVCPIGFISDHMEVIWDLDSELQKAAEELGVKVLRTRTVGPTPRFAEMVVDLVEELEKGSEWETSGNVTVQGCTVNGAPCAAECCDIWSR; the protein is encoded by the coding sequence ATGACTGACGCACAACAGAATGCCCAAAACTTTGACGCCCTCCTGGTTCTTTCTTTCGGTGGCCCGGAAGGAAACGAGGAGGTCGTTCCTTTTTTGGAGAACGTCACCCGCGGGAGAGGCATTCCGCGTGAACGCCTTGAGGTAGTTGGGGAGCATTATTATCACTTTGGAGGCGTAAGTCCGCTCAATGCACTCAATCGCGAGATTATCGATCATGTCAGTGGCGAGCTGGAAAAACGCGGACATAATCTACCGATCTACTTTGGAAATCGGAATTGGCGCCCCTTTACCAGCGAAACTGCAGAACAAATGGCCAAGGACGGCGTGCGCCGCGTAGCTGTTTTTGCTACCTCCGCGTGGGGCGGATACTCTGCCTGCCGGCAATATGATGAGGACATTAAGAAGATGCGCGATCATCTAGAGAGCCAAGGTCTTCCCGAAATCGAGTTCACAAAGATTCGCCAATTCTTTGACCACCCCAAGTTCGTAGGCGAAATGGCCACGGCGGTAAGTGAGATCTGGGACCAGGTACCTGCGAATAAGTTGGACACCACCCGCCTTCTTTTTACCGCCCACTCGGTGCCTGTTGCCCACGACAATGCGGGAGGTGTAGCTGGCGATAAAAATCTATATTCCCGTCAAGTGGCGGAAGCAGCGCGTTTGGTAGCGGAGCAGGCAGGAATTTCACACTACGATCTGGTGTGGCAGTCGCGTTCTGGCAACCCACGAACCCCGTGGCTCGAGCCGGACATCGTTAACCACACTACGGCACTCAATCGCAATGAAGGCGTCGATACCGTCGTCGTCTGTCCGATTGGCTTCATTTCTGATCATATGGAAGTCATCTGGGATCTAGATTCCGAGCTGCAGAAGGCCGCTGAAGAATTGGGGGTAAAGGTCCTACGCACCCGAACCGTAGGTCCGACGCCACGTTTTGCGGAGATGGTAGTTGACCTAGTGGAAGAACTCGAGAAGGGTAGCGAATGGGAAACTAGCGGCAATGTCACAGTCCAAGGGTGCACTGTCAACGGCGCTCCATGCGCGGCGGAGTGCTGCGATATTTGGAGTCGCTAA
- a CDS encoding quinone-dependent dihydroorotate dehydrogenase: protein MTSTIDRLRAEAYQLALRGMFKLSPERIHEIINTALSGLQAAGPVNRALAKILPVNDPVLRQEVFGVEFPRPLGLAAGFDKNAAAADTWTPIGFGYAELGTVTAQAQPGNPAPRLFRLEADKAILNRMGFNNRGAAAAAENLRKRRYSDVIGINIGKTKVTPAERAVEDYCRSASVLGGLADFLVVNVSSPNTPGLRDLQAVESLRPILAAVQECTAVPVLVKIAPDLSDADIDAVADLALELDLDGIVATNTTISREGLKTPRAEVTEMGAGGVSGPPVAERSLEVLRRLNNRVGDQLTLISVGGISTPEQAWERITAGASLLQGYTGLIYGGPDWIRDIHRGIVSQIRAHGLSNISQAVGSDLPWKPLD from the coding sequence ATGACCAGCACTATTGACCGCCTACGCGCCGAGGCCTACCAGCTTGCACTGCGCGGCATGTTCAAGCTCAGTCCGGAGCGGATACACGAGATCATCAATACGGCCTTGAGCGGACTCCAAGCTGCCGGCCCCGTCAACCGCGCCTTGGCAAAGATCCTGCCGGTCAATGATCCCGTCCTGCGCCAAGAGGTCTTTGGGGTAGAGTTTCCGCGCCCGCTGGGACTAGCCGCCGGGTTTGATAAGAACGCCGCGGCTGCTGATACCTGGACTCCCATCGGCTTTGGCTATGCGGAGTTGGGCACCGTCACCGCCCAAGCACAGCCCGGCAATCCCGCTCCACGCCTTTTCCGCCTTGAGGCCGACAAGGCCATCTTGAACCGCATGGGTTTTAACAATAGAGGCGCAGCGGCGGCGGCAGAAAACCTGCGCAAGCGCCGCTACAGCGATGTCATTGGCATCAATATTGGCAAAACCAAGGTCACCCCAGCCGAGCGCGCTGTAGAAGACTACTGCCGATCCGCGTCCGTACTTGGGGGTCTGGCGGATTTCCTAGTAGTAAACGTATCTTCCCCGAATACACCGGGCCTGCGTGATCTACAGGCAGTCGAATCCTTGCGCCCGATTCTTGCCGCCGTGCAGGAATGCACCGCAGTCCCAGTCTTGGTAAAGATTGCACCCGATCTTTCCGATGCAGACATTGACGCCGTGGCGGACCTAGCCCTCGAGCTCGATCTCGACGGCATCGTGGCAACTAATACCACCATCTCCCGCGAAGGACTTAAGACTCCACGTGCCGAGGTGACAGAGATGGGAGCCGGCGGCGTCTCTGGCCCCCCAGTAGCCGAACGCTCCCTGGAAGTTCTACGTCGCCTCAACAACCGGGTCGGCGACCAGCTCACGCTCATTTCTGTAGGCGGCATTTCCACGCCTGAACAAGCATGGGAACGCATCACTGCCGGCGCTTCGCTGCTGCAGGGCTACACCGGCCTGATCTACGGCGGCCCAGATTGGATCCGCGATATCCATCGCGGCATTGTCTCCCAAATCCGTGCACACGGACTGAGCAATATTTCCCAAGCCGTTGGCTCCGACTTGCCATGGAAGCCCTTGGATTAG
- a CDS encoding MarR family transcriptional regulator — MLAVHARYRGRSVRRAELVQRSASALSTLNGVGEFHVLGVEDICAVVDSATAVCDVVMALLADGDWAIGIGISPGNQKDEEGARQVATAALKRSARMGQVYAKLNKRGRASEASDIAATFALLGYVLHKRTIEGREATSLVRAGLNQNEAAEELGISKQAMSQRLQAAGWSAEMAGWQLAVNLIERANLVDP; from the coding sequence GTGCTTGCTGTTCACGCCCGCTACCGCGGCCGCTCCGTGCGTCGCGCGGAATTAGTCCAGCGTTCCGCATCGGCTCTGTCGACCCTCAATGGGGTTGGCGAATTCCACGTGCTCGGCGTGGAAGATATTTGCGCCGTAGTGGATTCGGCAACGGCCGTGTGCGACGTGGTCATGGCCCTGCTTGCCGACGGCGACTGGGCCATCGGCATCGGCATTAGCCCCGGCAACCAAAAAGATGAGGAAGGCGCTCGCCAAGTGGCTACCGCTGCCCTCAAAAGGTCCGCGCGCATGGGGCAGGTTTACGCGAAGCTCAATAAGCGAGGCCGTGCGTCGGAAGCGAGTGATATCGCCGCTACCTTTGCACTGCTTGGATACGTATTGCACAAGCGCACCATCGAGGGCCGCGAAGCTACTTCACTAGTGCGTGCAGGGCTCAACCAAAATGAGGCAGCCGAAGAACTAGGAATTTCTAAACAAGCCATGTCGCAGCGCCTCCAGGCGGCCGGCTGGAGTGCCGAAATGGCAGGATGGCAGCTGGCGGTAAATCTTATCGAGCGCGCCAACCTTGTCGATCCCTAG
- a CDS encoding Rv1476 family membrane protein, with product MIPAGVDIKDLAQQLHEDGVAYTNPIHGQDVDLNADVAKGLKDGDGIAVVDVAANRAPDVRDIAQELQDATGLDTVVVQTPQYVSSVSDTYSRADIEAVQSHLAPGLAQNELLNQYYAGLDQISFPVSATVGSVTLIAAIIFVSSYWAAVRR from the coding sequence GTGATTCCCGCAGGGGTAGATATTAAGGACTTGGCACAGCAGCTCCACGAAGATGGTGTGGCATACACAAACCCAATCCACGGGCAAGATGTTGATCTTAATGCTGATGTGGCAAAAGGATTAAAGGATGGAGATGGGATCGCGGTTGTTGATGTAGCTGCAAACCGAGCTCCCGATGTTCGGGACATAGCTCAGGAACTTCAGGATGCTACAGGGCTAGATACGGTTGTCGTGCAAACTCCGCAATACGTCTCTTCTGTGAGCGACACATATAGTCGTGCAGACATTGAGGCTGTCCAGTCCCATCTAGCACCCGGACTGGCGCAAAATGAGCTTTTGAATCAGTACTACGCGGGGCTAGACCAAATCAGCTTCCCGGTAAGCGCAACAGTCGGTTCGGTCACTTTAATTGCCGCAATTATCTTTGTCAGTTCCTATTGGGCCGCCGTGCGCCGATAA
- a CDS encoding TVP38/TMEM64 family protein, whose protein sequence is MTTPLNWARSFGHFLASLAHSAWRSILQWTPRRWITIITAAVGLGVLFYFLDIPDIAQLREAATRYGAWFPLTFTLGYVIFTQFPFPRTIWTVSAGILFGPWKGLILSLGALTISAALSLLIVRKLLGGWIRPHLTHPAVFKINAHLERRGWLAIASLRMVAGVPFSFLNYVAALTPVKLSHFTLATLLGSIPTTALGVFFGDALTGHTSPGIVIAFVAFAAIGVGGLYMDSRLPTRP, encoded by the coding sequence ATGACCACACCATTGAATTGGGCGCGCAGCTTCGGCCACTTCCTGGCTTCGCTCGCCCACTCTGCTTGGCGGTCAATTCTCCAGTGGACGCCGCGACGCTGGATAACCATCATCACTGCTGCCGTTGGGCTTGGGGTACTATTTTACTTTCTCGATATACCGGACATAGCACAGTTGCGTGAGGCTGCCACCCGGTACGGCGCTTGGTTTCCCCTAACTTTCACCCTAGGTTATGTCATATTCACCCAGTTCCCATTCCCCCGCACCATCTGGACAGTATCCGCGGGAATCTTATTTGGCCCCTGGAAAGGCCTTATCCTCTCCTTGGGCGCATTAACTATCTCTGCCGCCTTATCCCTCCTCATCGTGAGGAAACTTCTCGGCGGCTGGATCCGTCCGCACCTCACCCACCCCGCAGTCTTCAAGATAAACGCCCACTTGGAGCGGCGCGGCTGGCTAGCGATCGCCTCTCTCCGGATGGTGGCCGGCGTCCCCTTTAGCTTCCTCAACTATGTTGCGGCCCTGACTCCCGTGAAGCTAAGCCACTTCACCTTGGCCACCCTTCTCGGTTCCATCCCTACTACAGCCCTGGGCGTGTTCTTCGGCGATGCGCTCACCGGTCACACTTCCCCCGGCATAGTCATCGCCTTCGTGGCTTTTGCCGCCATTGGTGTGGGCGGGCTCTATATGGATTCGCGCCTGCCCACTCGCCCATGA